A genomic region of Luteitalea sp. contains the following coding sequences:
- a CDS encoding response regulator, whose amino-acid sequence MASQPAPSAPPIERPAGAGLVSHEARVLVADDQLDILEALRLLLKGEGFHVETVSSPAGLLASVDAREYDVVLMDLNYTRDTTSGEEGLDLLTKLRQIDETLPVVVMTAWGTVDIAVDAMRRGARDFVQKPWDNARLLAIVRTQVELSQALRRGRRLEAENLALRNEGGAPVLIAEAPAMQPVLQVIARVGPSDANVLIVGENGTGKGVVARALHAVSPRAQRSMVTVNAGGVSEGVFESELFGHVRGAFTDAKADRVGRFELADGGTLFLDEIANVPLAQQAKLLRVIEIGEFERLGSSRTRRVDVRLISATNSDPYAEVEGARFRQDLLFRINTVEIRVPPLRDRREDIPALAHHFLGQHGRRYRKTLSGFDPTAMQALLDHVWPGNVRELDHAVERAVLMAQGPFIKAVDLGLRSSRESAGRLEDMNLEDVEAFLIKKAMARYGANVSRAARDLGLSRSALYRRLQRYGISVPKQS is encoded by the coding sequence ATGGCAAGCCAACCCGCTCCCTCCGCTCCTCCGATTGAGCGACCGGCCGGCGCCGGGCTCGTGTCGCACGAGGCGCGCGTGCTCGTCGCCGACGACCAGCTGGACATCCTCGAAGCGTTACGCCTCCTCCTGAAGGGCGAAGGGTTTCACGTCGAGACCGTCTCGTCACCAGCCGGGCTCCTGGCCTCTGTCGACGCACGCGAGTACGACGTCGTCTTGATGGACCTCAATTACACGCGGGATACGACGTCGGGCGAGGAAGGTCTCGACCTGTTGACGAAGCTGCGTCAGATCGATGAGACGCTCCCGGTCGTGGTGATGACCGCGTGGGGGACGGTCGACATCGCCGTGGATGCCATGCGGCGAGGCGCACGCGACTTCGTGCAGAAGCCGTGGGACAACGCACGTCTCCTCGCCATCGTGCGCACGCAGGTGGAGCTGAGCCAGGCGCTCCGGCGCGGCCGGCGGCTGGAGGCGGAAAATCTCGCGCTCCGCAATGAGGGCGGCGCGCCGGTTCTCATCGCAGAAGCGCCGGCGATGCAGCCGGTGCTGCAGGTCATCGCGCGCGTGGGACCGTCGGACGCCAACGTCTTGATCGTCGGCGAGAACGGGACCGGCAAGGGCGTAGTTGCCCGTGCGTTGCATGCCGTCTCACCGCGCGCCCAGCGGTCCATGGTGACCGTCAACGCGGGCGGCGTGTCGGAAGGCGTCTTCGAGAGCGAGCTGTTCGGCCATGTCCGCGGGGCCTTCACCGACGCGAAAGCCGACCGCGTCGGCCGCTTCGAGCTGGCCGATGGCGGCACCCTGTTTCTCGACGAGATTGCCAACGTGCCGCTCGCCCAGCAGGCCAAGCTGTTGCGCGTGATTGAAATAGGCGAGTTCGAACGGTTGGGCTCGTCACGGACGCGGCGCGTAGACGTCCGGCTCATTTCCGCCACCAACTCCGATCCCTACGCGGAGGTCGAAGGCGCGCGCTTCCGCCAGGACTTGCTGTTTCGCATCAACACGGTCGAGATTCGTGTTCCGCCGCTGCGCGACCGCCGCGAAGACATCCCGGCGCTGGCGCATCACTTTCTCGGGCAGCACGGCCGCCGGTATCGCAAGACGCTCTCCGGCTTCGACCCGACCGCTATGCAAGCGCTGCTCGATCACGTGTGGCCCGGCAACGTCCGCGAGCTCGACCATGCCGTCGAGCGCGCCGTCCTGATGGCGCAAGGTCCGTTCATCAAAGCGGTCGATCTTGGGTTGCGGAGCTCCCGCGAGAGCGCCGGACGTCTCGAGGACATGAACCTCGAGGATGTCGAAGCGTTCCTCATCAAGAAGGCCATGGCCCGCTACGGCGCCAACGTGAGCCGGGCCGCACGCGATCTCGGTCTCAGCCGCAGCGCGCTGTATCGCCGCCTCCAACGCTATGGCATCAGCGTTCCCAAGCAGAGCTAG
- a CDS encoding HAMP domain-containing protein, whose protein sequence is MPRRRLQLRHDQRVAVLAVAAAAPGVLVSLALLWTGDFAPRTQWTLTILVLIVSLGCLGALRTRIVTPLQTLANLLEALREGDFSFRARSGRSDDPLTEVTREVNTLADTLRTQRLDAVEATALLTKVMAVIDVAVFAFDERAQLQLVNRAGEHLLGKPAGELLERDAAELGLAESLQEEGPRIRALSFPGGRARWEIRTSTFRQHGLPHHLLVLSDVSQPLREEERQAWQRLIRVIGHELNNSLAPIKSIAMSLASLLARDSLPPDWRDDTCRGLQVISTRAEALNRFMGAYARLAKLPPPKLASLDVGPFVERVVGLETRMPIDVHPGPGCRIRADGDQLEQLLINLIRNAVDAASTTGGRVRVSWDRSIGRRAVFELWVEDDGPGIANPANLFVPLFSTKPGGTGIGLVLCQQIAEAHGGTVTLENRPAGRGARATVKLPA, encoded by the coding sequence ATGCCTCGGCGGCGTCTCCAGCTTCGACACGATCAACGCGTTGCAGTGCTCGCGGTTGCGGCCGCCGCGCCTGGAGTCCTCGTCTCCCTCGCACTGCTCTGGACTGGCGACTTCGCACCACGTACGCAGTGGACGCTCACCATTCTCGTCCTCATCGTCTCCCTGGGCTGCCTGGGCGCTCTCCGCACGCGCATCGTCACCCCCTTGCAAACGCTGGCCAACTTGCTCGAAGCCCTCCGTGAGGGCGACTTCTCTTTCCGCGCTCGCAGTGGCCGGTCGGACGACCCGCTGACCGAGGTCACGCGTGAGGTCAACACGCTGGCAGACACGCTCAGGACGCAGCGGCTCGATGCCGTCGAAGCCACGGCCCTGCTGACGAAGGTGATGGCGGTGATCGACGTCGCGGTGTTCGCCTTCGATGAGCGCGCCCAACTACAGCTCGTCAACCGCGCGGGCGAGCATCTGCTCGGCAAGCCGGCGGGAGAGCTGCTCGAGCGAGACGCCGCGGAGCTCGGGCTCGCGGAATCCTTGCAGGAAGAGGGACCACGCATCCGGGCGCTCTCCTTCCCGGGCGGCAGGGCACGCTGGGAGATTCGGACGAGCACCTTTCGCCAGCACGGCCTCCCCCACCATCTCCTCGTCTTGAGCGACGTGAGCCAGCCGCTCCGCGAAGAAGAACGCCAAGCGTGGCAGCGACTGATTCGCGTCATCGGCCACGAGCTGAACAACTCACTGGCCCCCATCAAATCCATCGCGATGAGTCTGGCGAGCCTGCTCGCCCGAGACTCGCTGCCACCCGACTGGCGAGACGACACCTGCCGCGGCTTGCAGGTGATCAGCACGCGAGCCGAGGCGCTCAATCGATTCATGGGCGCGTATGCCCGCCTCGCGAAGCTCCCGCCCCCCAAGCTGGCGTCGCTCGATGTCGGACCATTCGTCGAGCGCGTCGTCGGGCTCGAGACACGCATGCCAATCGACGTCCACCCCGGTCCGGGCTGTCGGATCCGCGCGGACGGCGATCAGCTCGAGCAGCTACTCATCAACCTGATTCGCAATGCGGTCGACGCCGCGTCGACGACCGGCGGTCGTGTGCGGGTCAGCTGGGACCGATCGATCGGCCGACGGGCCGTCTTCGAGCTGTGGGTCGAAGACGACGGCCCCGGCATCGCCAATCCCGCGAATCTCTTCGTGCCGCTCTTCTCCACCAAACCAGGCGGCACCGGCATCGGCCTGGTGCTGTGTCAGCAGATCGCCGAAGCTCACGGCGGCACGGTCACCCTGGAAAATCGGCCTGCGGGCCGCGGCGCTCGAGCCACGGTCAAGCTCCCAGCTTGA
- a CDS encoding inorganic diphosphatase: MHPWHDIYVDDHLIAKNFPVVIEVPMGSKNKYELDKEAGLMRLDRVLYSAVYYPANYGFIPRTFCEDMDPLDALVLGQEPVHPLTVVNARAIGAMRMRDEKGLDDKILAVSVHDPAFVDYTNHSQLPAHALREIKRFFEDYKMLEQKEVVVEDFMGPEEAVKILQEALELYRRLRRGEVRIK; this comes from the coding sequence ATGCATCCGTGGCACGACATCTACGTCGACGATCACCTCATCGCCAAGAACTTCCCTGTCGTCATCGAAGTGCCGATGGGAAGCAAGAACAAGTACGAGCTCGACAAGGAAGCAGGGCTCATGCGGCTGGACCGTGTGCTCTACAGCGCCGTGTACTATCCAGCCAACTACGGCTTCATCCCGCGGACGTTTTGTGAGGATATGGACCCGCTCGATGCCCTCGTGCTCGGTCAGGAGCCGGTGCACCCTCTGACAGTCGTCAACGCCCGTGCAATCGGCGCCATGCGGATGCGTGACGAGAAAGGACTCGACGACAAGATTCTCGCCGTGAGCGTTCATGATCCCGCCTTTGTGGACTACACGAACCACTCGCAATTACCCGCTCACGCGCTGCGCGAGATCAAGCGCTTCTTCGAGGACTACAAGATGCTCGAGCAGAAAGAGGTGGTGGTCGAAGACTTCATGGGCCCCGAAGAGGCCGTCAAGATCCTCCAGGAGGCCCTCGAGCTCTATCGGCGCCTGCGGCGAGGTGAGGTTCGTATCAAGTAG
- a CDS encoding mechanosensitive ion channel, whose product MVTGLRILLILLLGYLIIRIVGVVVVRLEEEMREATTLDMVERAKRARTIGDLVRNVVVVVVTAVGALMILQQLNINIMPALYTAGVASLAIGFGAQTLVKDIIAGVFLILENQVRVGDVAAINGTGGVVESLTLRTIVLRDLAGTVHIFPNGSINTLANMTKDFSYAVLDIGVAYKEDPDNVTRVIKEVGEQLMQDIAFAPKILAPIEVFGVDAFGPSEIVIKARIKTLPLRQWDVAREFRRLLKKAFDAQGIEIPFPQRTIHLGEATRLLSELQQREPRARLDAEKHPAKD is encoded by the coding sequence ATGGTGACCGGGCTGCGCATTCTCCTCATCCTGTTACTCGGCTACCTGATCATTCGCATTGTCGGGGTCGTAGTGGTGCGTCTCGAAGAGGAGATGCGTGAGGCGACGACGCTCGATATGGTCGAGCGCGCCAAGCGCGCGCGGACCATCGGCGATCTGGTCCGCAATGTCGTCGTGGTCGTCGTGACGGCTGTCGGAGCGCTGATGATCCTGCAGCAGCTCAACATCAACATCATGCCGGCGCTCTACACCGCCGGTGTCGCCAGCCTCGCGATAGGCTTCGGTGCGCAGACACTGGTCAAGGACATCATCGCCGGCGTCTTCCTCATTCTCGAGAACCAAGTACGCGTGGGAGACGTGGCCGCCATCAACGGCACGGGTGGTGTCGTCGAGTCGCTTACGCTGAGGACGATTGTGCTCCGCGATTTGGCAGGCACGGTCCACATCTTTCCCAATGGAAGCATCAACACGCTCGCAAACATGACGAAAGACTTCTCGTACGCCGTGCTCGATATCGGCGTCGCTTACAAGGAAGATCCGGACAACGTGACTCGGGTCATCAAAGAGGTCGGTGAACAGTTGATGCAGGATATCGCGTTCGCACCGAAGATACTCGCACCAATAGAAGTCTTCGGCGTCGATGCATTCGGCCCGTCGGAGATCGTCATCAAGGCACGCATCAAGACGCTGCCGCTGCGCCAATGGGACGTCGCACGCGAGTTCCGCCGCCTGCTCAAGAAGGCGTTCGACGCGCAGGGAATCGAGATCCCGTTCCCGCAACGTACCATTCACCTGGGCGAGGCGACGCGCCTGCTGAGTGAGCTGCAGCAGCGAGAGCCGCGGGCCCGCCTCGACGCCGAAAAGCACCCGGCGAAGGACTGA
- a CDS encoding heme-dependent peroxidase has translation MFRFDWPAWRAASADERRDAADEAVACLKTLSSGGEGGTIPAALLGHKGDLMLIHCRQTFDALLAVELAVSRLHLARFLEASTSYVSVVELGMYEMTAKVHEQLVARGLSPETDEYDQAFAAEIAGQRPRVASRLMPELPRRRYVCFYPMSKRRGEQKNWYTTPFVRRALMMREHGSIGRRYAGQVTQIISGSIGFDDWEWGVDLFADDPLVFKRLVYEMRFDEASADYGEFGTFYVGLQFAPDELAAFLDGRVPTL, from the coding sequence ATGTTCCGTTTCGATTGGCCGGCATGGCGCGCGGCCTCGGCGGATGAACGCCGAGACGCCGCCGATGAGGCGGTCGCCTGCTTGAAGACGCTGTCGTCGGGCGGAGAAGGCGGCACCATCCCGGCCGCCCTGCTCGGCCACAAGGGCGACCTGATGCTGATCCACTGCCGCCAGACATTCGACGCGTTGCTGGCGGTCGAGCTCGCCGTTTCACGACTCCATCTCGCGCGCTTCCTCGAGGCCTCGACGTCGTACGTGTCGGTCGTAGAGCTTGGCATGTACGAGATGACGGCAAAGGTCCACGAGCAGCTCGTCGCACGCGGGTTGAGCCCGGAGACCGACGAATACGACCAGGCATTTGCGGCTGAGATCGCTGGGCAACGGCCGCGTGTCGCGAGCCGCCTCATGCCCGAGCTGCCGCGGCGGCGCTACGTCTGCTTCTACCCGATGAGCAAGCGACGCGGCGAGCAGAAGAACTGGTACACCACGCCGTTCGTGCGCCGGGCGCTGATGATGCGTGAGCACGGCTCCATTGGGCGCCGCTATGCCGGGCAGGTCACCCAGATCATCTCGGGCTCGATTGGCTTCGACGACTGGGAGTGGGGCGTGGACCTGTTCGCAGACGACCCGCTCGTCTTCAAGCGCCTGGTGTACGAAATGCGCTTCGACGAAGCCAGCGCCGACTATGGCGAGTTCGGCACCTTCTACGTGGGCCTGCAGTTCGCTCCCGATGAGCTAGCCGCCTTCCTTGACGGACGCGTTCCGACGCTGTGA